A single genomic interval of Pyrus communis chromosome 7, drPyrComm1.1, whole genome shotgun sequence harbors:
- the LOC137739210 gene encoding casein kinase 1-like protein 2: protein MAMEPRVGGRFRLGRKIGSGSFGEIYLGTNIQTNEEVAIKLENVKTKHPQLLYESKLYKILQGGTGVPNVRWFGTEGEYNVLVMDLLGPSLEDLFNFCSRKLSLKTVLMLADQMINRVEFVHSKSFLHRDIKPDNFLMGLGRRANQIYVIDFGLAKKYRDTSTHQHIPYRENKNLTGTARYASMNTHLGIEQSRRDDLESLGYVLMYFLRGSLPWQGLKAGTKKQKYEKISEKKVSTSIEALCRGYPTEFASYFHYCRSLRFDDKPDYAYLKRLFRDLFIREGFQFDYIFDWTILKYQQSQIATPPTRPLGSNAGPSSGLPPTVANAERQSGGEEGRPTGWSLLDPSRRRNSGPILNSGNISRQKSPAANDRSLSKDAMLSSSNFLRSSGPSRRAAVSSSRDAVLVGSEADPSRPQATELSPGTLGKISSGQRSSPVVPSENNRASSGRNISNAKNLESTLKGIESLHFNNDERVQY from the exons ATGGCAATGGAGCCGCGGGTCGGCGGAAGGTTTCGACTTGGCCGGAAGATCGGTAGCGGATCGTTCGGAGAGATCTACCTAG GTACTAATATTCAGACAAATGAGGAGGTTGCGATTAAGCTC GAAAATGTCAAAACAAAGCATCCGCAATTGTTGTATGAATCAAAGCTGTATAAAATACTACAGGGAGGAA CTGGAGTTCCAAATGTGAGATGGTTTGGCACTGAAGGAGAGTACAATGTTCTTGTGATGGATTTACTGGGACCTAGTCTTGAAGATTTGTTCAACTTTTGCAGTAGGAAATTGTCTCTTAAGACTGTTCTCATGCTTGCAGATCAAATG ATCAATCGAGTGGAGTTTGTTCATTCCAAGTCATTTCTACATCGTGATATCAAACCAGACAATTTCCTAATGGGCTTGGGTCGACGAGCAAATCAG ATTTACGTCATTGACTTTGGTCTCGCTAAGAAGTATAGAGACACTTCGACTCATCAGCATATTCCTTACAG AGAAAATAAGAATTTGACTGGTACTGCAAGATATGCAAGCATGAATACCCACCTTGGCATTG AACAAAGCCGCAGGGATGATTTAGAATCACTTGGATATGTGCTTATGTACTTTCTACGAGGAAG TCTTCCTTGGCAGGGACTGAAAGCAGGAACGAAAAAGCAAAAGTATGAGAAGATCAGTGAAAAAAAAGTGTCAACTTCTATCGAG GCATTATGCCGTGGGTATCCAACAGAGTTTGCGTCATACTTCCATTACTGTAGGTCTCTGAGGTTTGATGATAAACCAGATTATGCTTATCTGAAGAGACTCTTTCGTGATCTTTTTATTCGAGAAG GTTTTCAGTTTGATTACATCTTTGATTGGACTATCTTGAAATATCAGCAGTCACAGATTGCCACACCTCCTACTCGGCCTCTT GGTTCTAATGCTGGTCCGAGCTCTGGCTTGCCTCCGACTGTGGCAAATGCCGAAAGACAATCTG GTGGTGAGGAAGGTAGACCAACCGGTTGGTCATTGTTAGATCCTTCTCGTAGGAGAAACTCTGGACCGATTCTAAATTCTGGAAACATCTCCAGACAAAAAAGTCCTGCTGCAAATGATCGATCTCTTTCTAAAGATGCAATG TTATCAAGTTCTAATTTCCTGCGGTCAAGTGGACCGTCGAGGAGGGCTGCAGTGTCTAGCAGTCGGGATGCTGTGCTTGTTGGCAGTGAAGCTGATCCCTCTCGCCCTCAAGCCACAGAATTAAGCCCCGGAACACTAGGTAAAATTTCTAGTGGCCAAAGAAGTTCACCGGTTGTGCCTTCAGAGAACAACCGTGCATCATCAGGAAGAAACATTTCAAACGCAAAGAACTTAGAATCCACTCTCAAGGGTATTGAGAGCCTGCATTTTAATAATGATGAGAGAGTACAGTATTAG